In Setaria italica strain Yugu1 chromosome IX, Setaria_italica_v2.0, whole genome shotgun sequence, the genomic stretch AATGATCCACATGCAGCACCAATCATATATGGTTTTTACGCATTGATTTGATACCGATGAATAAAGCATAGAGTCGAAATAAAACGGTTTTTGCTCTGTCTCAAACTCAATACAAGAATCAATACCATCTTTCATCGTCATACATCCATGGTTGGCATCTCTAGGATACAAACCCGCCTCTCGTCCTATTACAACTATGAACCCAGAATCTGAAATCCTTACCCAATTATATCTCAGTTCTCCCATGGGACTATTACAACCAAATACATCTAGCAGACTAGCACAAGGCGATAATTGAGAAAACGCATGTATGTCAGGGAAAATGGGTTTACCAGTGGCAAATCATAAAATTCTGAGTAACCAGTGGTAAATAAGGAATTTGGAATTTTCTTGTTAGGAATCTAAAACTCCCTAGACTATGCAAGGCCCAGTATCTTGCCAAACACTATCATCAGATAAGGTTTACCTTGCACACAAAGTACAGTTGTACTTAGTAGCAAATTGTAAAATGGGGATTAGTAACATCATCAAAGCTGCTATGAACATGGAGTTCTCGTTCCAACAAAACCAAAACCCATTATGACGTATGCAAAGGCCTGGAGGTAGATGTAAAGATAGTATTTATGGCTTCCTACGACCAAGTCGTATGAGGCACATATTAGGAGGTAGAATGCAAGCAAGAGCTCAGGAATGTAAATCCTGCAAAGGCAAAGATTTAAATCATAAGCACGTTCTGCAAGAAGCAATAGTTTATTTATTCAACACCAAAAAAAAGTAATTTTTTTATGCTACAAGCTTCTTCAGTTACCTCTCAACGCATTCGGTTGGCTTCACTGGTTCAAGGAGTGGAACATCAAGATCATCCTTCGCCAGATCTCCTACCTTCTCAGTGACTACCCAGTCATTTGCATGTGCAGTCTCCAGCAAACCAGTTAGAGCAGCACGCATGCGGTGCATGGACATGACATTCTCGAACAGAATCCAGAAGGGCATCAGATGGAGAGACCTGATGTATTACATAATGTCATATGACGGTGGCAACATTAACAGGCAGATGGAAGGTTGCTGCAGTTAGAATATGCATACCCAGGATTTCTGATGGCATTCATACATGTAATGGCAGTAGGAATATAGACCAGCCCCCATACAGGAATGCTTACACCAGGAACAATGGCAGACAAAGGGATCACAACGCAATAAAACAAGAATGTCACGAGGGGAGCGATAACCCTTCGCACAAAGAAAAAGCTGTACAACAGATGATGTTTCTTCCATATTGACACCTCCTGCATAATGTCAGATGGTAATTATAGCATGACAAACTCATCGTGATGCCTCATGGAGTAGGGTCTGAGAAGGCGAACCTTGTTGGTAACGACTTCCCATGCCATTTTCCTGAAGAGATTGGCAGCACCACAAGTCCACCTATGCTGTTGATGTCGGTAGGCTTGAAAGGTACTTGGAAGTTCACTTTTAACCTGTATAGGATTTGCAGTTGTAATGCTGACATGGCACAACATATCATAGCTTCAGCAAAAAGCAACTATTTGAAGTTCGCAGAGATTCAGCCAAATACCCTAATATCACCAACATACAAGAACTCAAATCCCTTGAGGCTTGCCCGTACAGCCAAGTCCATGTCTTCTACAGTGGTGCGATCTTTCCACCCCCCAGATTGATTAATAGCAGATACACGCCACACACCAGCTGTACCTGTGAACAGAACACAGTTGTAATTATTTTTCACACAATTTATCCCACTCCATCCTGTGACAAGAAACAGTCAGTCTCAGGGAAAAATCAGAACCTCAGTGCACAGCTACGAACCAGCTCTTACCATTGAACCCAAAGAACGAATGCACAAATGATCCTGATTCCTGCTCGACTTTGAAATGATAGTCTAGAGACATCTTCTGTATCCTTGTCATCAGGCAAACATCATAGTTCACTGCAAAATTGCCCGGCAAAGGCCAGGTCAGGAACATCCTGTAATCATAATGAACAAAACTCCTCACTTCATCAATATGGCCACTATCATGGCAAATGGTGAAGAAATTGCATTAGAACATCAGTATTAATCAACCTTAGGTGATATCTTTACTTGATTAAAAAGACAAATTACCATGTATGTTACTCGGATGACTAGGATAAGTCTAAGAATTAAGAAATAAGCTCTGCTAATGAAACAAACTAACTGAACAAAGAAATCCAAACTAACAAAACAAATCTACTCTCTTAACAAACAAAAAGAACTATATATGAACAAGATAGGTGACACCACCATGTGTCAGAACCACGCACATAACATATTTGCTTTAATTTTCAACAAGGATAGGAACTCCAAAACAGAATATTCCTAAATATACACGACTAGAAAATGATATCTTTATGCTTACCAAACTCCCAACGTGCTTGAACAAGTGCAATCTTTGGGTTATGCACAAGAAATGGTATAGTTTTCAAAAGGAAGTCAGATTCAGGTTGGAAATCTGCATCAAAGATAGCAACAAAGTCACACTGCTGGGCGTATATATGCTCCATGCCCTTCTTCAGTGCACCTGCTTTGAATCCCTTTCTGTTATTTCTAACCTCATACTTGATGTTAATTTTTTTGTTCGCCCAATCCAGGCATTCAAGCTCCACTAGTTCCTGCATTTGAGGAAAGTGATTTCAATATATTACGGTGGCATAACTATTTAAATACAACCACGAAATGGATGCTCTTGATGTCATGCACATAATGCATTTAGCATGTGGGGTTCAAAACATCGATACTAATACCCTTtctgtagaaaaaaaaacataacatTAGCCACTTTACAGATGTTTAACAGATTGTGTAACTAGCATTGTGCCAAACTGCTGGTCAACACAGATATGTTTAATATCTTCCACAATGAATGTGCAGTGTACAGAAGCTTTGTCTATCCCTTTACTCATAACATTCCGGTACATTGCACGAAAGCCTTTCTAAATTTTAAATCATTTGAAGCATTAGTTTCGTATCCATTAAGTAACTAAATGATCCTACTCATACATATAGTAGACCAAAGCAGTGTTGCTGGAGCTAACATAGCAAATTAGTACTTTGTATTCATATGCTCCATTGAGATGAGAAACTGATCATTTCTTTATAAAGTTAACACACAATTAACTTTAAAAATGCATCAGATCAACCACGGTTGACCCAGCATTATATGAAAGCGTTTACTTTTAGTCAATCGAGAGAAACCATGTCCCTGTAACCGAGGTGTACCTTAATAATCGGATCAGTGGAATCATCCAAGACTTGTATTATAATACGGTCTGGTGGCCACGTGAGAGCACACGCTGCACCAATGGATAGCTTGTACACCTGCAAAAAGAAACAAGTGTTGCATTGATCCCAGTTCAAATTCTATAAAATCGCAAGGCACACAAGAACAATGTTCAGAATTCAGACACCTTGGAAAAAACTATTGCTGTTCAGCATTGTTAGTCAATTGCCCAGCGATAAACAAAGGGCTAAACTTGCAGTAATGATGGTGTCGGTACAGCAAGAAAAATCTCCATCCATTTTACCTGGTAACTGACGTCACCAATTGCATAACTGGTACTGTGCTTTACTTAACACCAGGATGGCAAAAGAAGACACTGTACTCTGCCCTACCCCTCTCCGTTCCTCCCAACTCATTTTTAAAGCAGGATTTATGATCCCTTTAAGCACGCAACCAAGGTATTTCCAATTTTGTTGTTTTTAATCAAAAGAATGCAATGTTGTCATTCATATGTGGGGTAACTATATTTAAGTGGTAGCATCACGATTCCACTAGTGAAAGCAAGTGTGAAGCGTGCTCCTAAACAGTGGAGCCCATTTCTGATACTAACTCCACCTTGAGAGTAAAGAGAGAACACTACAAACACAATGAGACGCTCTTGGCTTCCTAAATCGCCCAAGTGGTCAGTTCGTTATCCCCAATTCATTCAGAGACAAGAAAAAGGACACCCAAGTATTAGTGCACCCTGAACTGAAGCCACCAAACTAGTAGCCTGATGATAAATGCCCCAGAAATTATCAGAACGACGCATTCAAGTATTTGGGACCAATAGGTCCACATCTAAAACCTCGTGAAATTCGTGACACCGGGTCCTATCCGATGGCTCTACAACCTCGCGATCGCGAGGTGTAGCGGCAACTGGAGGGGGGCACATTCAGCATGATTTACAGAGAATCGAAGCAGAGATTCTGAAACGCAAACGCAGACGGCTCACCTCCCTCTCGTTGTACATGGGGATCTGCACGAGCACCATGGGgaagtccgccgccgccgcggggcccgcCTCGACGTCGCCGCCACCGGGCAACGGCTCCCACcggtacctcctcctccgctctgGCCGGCGCCACagcctcgcggcggcggcgacgaggctggCGAGGCCCATGTACGCGGCCTCGGCGACGAGCATGGCCGACGCGGCGAGGCACGCCCACACCGCCGCCCGcagcgcccacgccgccgccgccaccgccgcggcagcGAGCGCCGGCATCGGGGATGCGGGAGGGGCACGCTTGCGTCGGGTGCCTTGCTTGGAGCGGACGGAACGGAAGCGCGGAGGGCAAGGGAGGAGGAGTGGGGGGTGGGTGCGCCCGCGTGCGTGCAGCGGCTCTGGCTGCGTGCGCTTTTTTTCGGTTGGGTTTTGAAAGGGCGCGGTGATGGTGGTGGTAGCTGCGGATGGCGGTGGCGTGGGCGTGGGCGGCCGCGACGCGAGGAAGAGGAACAAGGACATTCGGATGTGGGGGAAAGTTGCGAGGACGTCCCGGCGCTTTGCGCCATTGACGACATGCGCCTTTCAGCTTGGTGGTCCAGTGGATGGTTCCACAGTTTCATCTAAGGCCCGCGATACCATCTTTGATGCGCTTATTTCGTTCATTAAGCATACTCGTTGTTTGTCCGAATTATTATCGCAAAACTGCGTCGCGAAAAAGTTATCGCAAAATTACATCATATCACAAAGCTACAGGTTCAAGAAGTTGTACAGGAGGACCGTGCATTTACAAGTTAAAAGTGTTTATTATTAGTGTATCATAATTCGTAAAGCTATTAGTTTCACAAGATTTATGTAGAAGTCACATGGTGCCCTGAATAGTTCAAATACCTTTTCAAGTTTGGAGAAATTAACACTGACGGTAAAGAATTGCGTcataactatatatatatatatatatatatgtatatatatatatatatatatggcacATTTGGAACTAAATCCTTTTTGCCAAACCCTTTGTTCTCAAGATGCAAGAACACACGCTAGACAACATTAAAGGCACAGACAATTGACAGCAACGTAACAACTCACAAGTGGGAAAGGCAATGTCATGTCATTGTTGTGGAAAAAACCAAAATACATTCTGCTAACACACATACATCAACCTACTAGTCCATGGACACACCCCAAAGACCCTTGTCATGCAAGCTCAAATTATTGAAATTGCATGCCACGTGTATTTGACCTGCGGATCAGCACGGCATCAGTGAGTGTGGCCAGTGGCTAGTGGCTGCGCTGCGGTGAACTCTTCTTTCCGCTCAGGGAATCCCATTGACATGACCATGAGCATGGTGACGGGCCGAGCCGTAGGAAACTGACCAGGTCAAGCGTCATCGCCATACCTATCCGCGGAGCCCTGCTTTTTGAAATGTAATTGCGAGAAGCTTTAGGTCCTCAAGCGAGAAATAATCGTGATGCACGAGGAGCGGGCCCCCTGCATGCCAACCAGGCGAACCAGGGACCCTTCTGTACCGTGCGACCCTTTTTGCTCCCGGCCCCAATAGGGAAACGACACGTGTTCCGCGCACCCGATCCTCTGCACCGACCGCTGCTGCGTGACGTTGGCGGCTTGGCGGGCGCTGTCCTCGGGCCAATCGCCGTGCCGGATACGTAATCTAGAGGATTACGTATTCGGGCGAGGTTCACGTAATACGGCTTCCCCGTATCCATCGCGCCGCGGCCGGACACCACTTCAGCAGCCAGGAAAATCTCCTGAACCCCGCCCGAACGAGGGAAAAAGGGGAGCtaaaccctcgccgccgccgccatggccgacgAGATCGACGAGCTGATTGGCTTCCTCTCCGACCCCAAGCCGCAGGTGCGGAGCGCGGCCGTGGACATCGTGCGGGGGCTGACGGGCGGGGAGGACGGCCTGCGGGCGCTCACGGTACGCGCCGACCgcgccctcccggcgctgctccgcctgctggcctccgccgcgggaagcggcgcgggggaggccgcggcggaCTCGCTCGTCAACCTCAGCCAGgatgccgccctcgccgcccgcctcgccgcgcttggcgccgtcgacgccgccatGGACGTCATCGCCAGGCGCGCCGGGGAGCAGCCGGCGCTCGCGCGAAGCCTCGTCATGCTGCTCGTCAACCTCACCCACGTCGCGTCCGgcgtcgccgcgctcctccaGGTCGGTCCGCTGCTGCCTCTTGATTTCTCTCAAATTTAATGTCCCCTATCTGACATTTTGATCTATACTGATTGTGAACCACCTTCTGGGTAAGCGATAACATAGTTGTCTTGTCGGTGAGGTTCAAATCTTGTTGTTTGGAGAAATAGTGATGGCATCTTTTATCATTTTTGTAATTGCTGTACATTTTCACTGGAAGGACAATAGGAGAATGGTTTTAGTTCTGACAACCAAGTAGATTTTCTGTCAATGAATGAACTTGCATCACCATGGAGCATGGACTAAGCTGCTTAAGCTGTTTTAATATGCTGTTCCTACCATATTTCCAGATATCTGCATGTATTTTGCCAAATCATTGCTTAGAACTTTTATAAACTGCTGAAGTTACAACCACCATTGCTTTTGATTGACTAAGTTGTTCGTGTATCTATGTTTTATCTCTAAAAGTGCCGATCATAATTGGTGTTACTAGTATCCACACTCTATGCTTAGTTTTTGACTGATCATTTCTTTGCATTGGTTTCAAATCGTAATCCTTTTGCTTGTTTGAGTCATTCCTAGTGATGAGATCAGTCAAGGAAAGAGTGAAAGACTAATGTGATTCCCATCATTTTGAAAGGTTGGGGATGAAAAGGTGCAAGGGTTGTATGTTGCAAAGCTGGTGCGATCATTCTGTAGGTCATCCAGTGATTCTGAAGGTTAGTTTCTT encodes the following:
- the LOC101771468 gene encoding probable mannan synthase 2 — protein: MSLFLFLASRPPTPTPPPSAATTTITAPFQNPTEKKRTQPEPLHARGRTHPPLLLPCPPRFRSVRSKQGTRRKRAPPASPMPALAAAAVAAAAWALRAAVWACLAASAMLVAEAAYMGLASLVAAAARLWRRPERRRRYRWEPLPGGGDVEAGPAAAADFPMVLVQIPMYNEREVYKLSIGAACALTWPPDRIIIQVLDDSTDPIIKELVELECLDWANKKINIKYEVRNNRKGFKAGALKKGMEHIYAQQCDFVAIFDADFQPESDFLLKTIPFLVHNPKIALVQARWEFVNYDVCLMTRIQKMSLDYHFKVEQESGSFVHSFFGFNGTAGVWRVSAINQSGGWKDRTTVEDMDLAVRASLKGFEFLYVGDIRVKSELPSTFQAYRHQQHRWTCGAANLFRKMAWEVVTNKEVSIWKKHHLLYSFFFVRRVIAPLVTFLFYCVVIPLSAIVPGVSIPVWGLVYIPTAITCMNAIRNPGSLHLMPFWILFENVMSMHRMRAALTGLLETAHANDWVVTEKVGDLAKDDLDVPLLEPVKPTECVERIYIPELLLAFYLLICASYDLVVGSHKYYLYIYLQAFAYVIMGFGFVGTRTPCS